One stretch of Anolis sagrei isolate rAnoSag1 chromosome 11, rAnoSag1.mat, whole genome shotgun sequence DNA includes these proteins:
- the MYO1C gene encoding unconventional myosin-Ic isoform X2, with protein MESALTARDRVGVQDFVLLENFTSEAAFIENLRKRFKENLIYTYIGSVLVSVNPYKELEIYSKQHMDRYRGVSFYEVSPHLYAIADNAYRSLRTERRDQCVLISGESGAGKTEATKKVLQYYAVTCPASEQVETVKDRLLQSNPVLEAFGNAKTLRNDNSSRFGKYMDVQFDYKGAPIGGHILNYLLEKSRVVHQNHGERNFHIFYQLLEGGQDDLLRRLGLERSPQQYHFLVKGQCAKVSSINDKSDWKVVRKALTVINFTDNEVEDLLSIVASVLHLGNVQFAADEQGSAQVTTESQIKYLARLLGVESALLREALTHKKIIAKGEELVSPLNLEQAAYARDALAKAIYGRTFSWLVNKINRSLEYKETELLGWRRSCSVLGLLDIYGFEVFQHNSFEQFCINYCNEKLQQLFIELTLKSEQEEYEAEGIAWETVPYFNNKIICDLVEEKFKGIIAILDEECLRPGDATDATFLEKLEETIRSHPHFLTHKLADAKTRKNLGREEFRLLHYAGEVNYSVAGFLDKNNDLLFRNLKEAMCNSENPILTQCFDRTELTDKKRPETAVTQFKTSLSKLMEILMSKEPSYIRCIKPNDAKQPGRFDEVLIRHQVKYLGLMENLRVRRAGFAYRRKYEVFLQRYKSLCPETWPLWDGRPQDGVALLLNHLGCKQEEYKMGRTKIFIRFPKTLFATEDALEVRKQSLATEIQASWRGFHQRKKFQEMKHSATNIQSWWRGTLGRRKAAKRKWAVETIRRFIQGFIFRNQPRGPENEYFLDYIRYSFLMTLKRRLPKNVLDKSWPVPPPSLKEASQLLRDLCMQNMVWSYCKRISPEWKQQLEQKAVASEIFKGKKDNYPQSVPRLFLYTRLGSEEINAKILQVMENETLKYAVPVVKYDRKGYKARPRQMLLTQNAVVLVEEAKVKQRIDYANLTGLSVSSLSDNLFVLHVLRQDNKQKGDVVLQSDFVIETLTKIAICADKVNSVNINQGSIKFAVGQGKEGIIDFTSGSELLIAKAKNGHLAVVAPRLNSR; from the exons ATGGAGAGCGCCTTAACGGCCCGTGACCGGGTCGGGGTCCAGGACTTTGTCCTCTTGGAGAACTTCACCAGCGAAGCCGCCTTCATTGAGAACCTGCGCAAGCGCTTCAAGGAGAACCTCATCTAT accTACATTGGCTCCGTCCTGGTCTCGGTCAACCCTTACAAGGAGCTGGAGATCTACAGCAAGCAGCACATGGACCGCTACCGAGGGGTCAGCTTCTACGAAGTCTCCCCTCACCT CTACGCCATTGCAGACAACGCCTACCGCTCTCTGCGCACAGAGAGAAGGGACCAGTGCGTCTTGATCTCCGGGGAGAGTGGGGCAGGCAAGACAGAGGCCACAAAGAAGGTGCTGCAGTACTACGCCGTCACTTGTCCGGCCAGCGAGCAGGTCGAGACCGTCAAGGACCGCCTCCTGCAGTCCAACCCAGTCCTGGAG GCCTTTGGGAATGCCAAGACCCTGCGAAATGACAACTCCAGTCGCTTTGGGAAGTATATGGACGTCCAGTTTGATTATAAG GGGGCTCCCATCGGGGGCCACATCCTGAACTACCTGCTGGAGAAGTCACGGGTGGTGCACCAAAACCACGGTGAGAGGAACTTCCACATCTTCTACCAGTTGCTGGAGGGCGGCCAGGACGACTTGCTCCGGAGGCTGGGTCTGGAGAGGAGCCCCCAGCAGTACCACTTCCTGGTCAAG GGCCAGTGCGCCAAGGTGAGCTCCATCAACGACAAGAGTGACTGGAAGGTGGTGCGCAAGGCCCTCACGGTCATTAACTTCACCGATAATGAAGTAGAG GACCTGTTGAGTATTGTGGCCAGCGTCCtgcacctgggcaacgtccagtTTGCGGCCGATGAACAGGGCAGTGCACAAGTGACCACAGAAAGCCAGATCAAGTACTTGGCGCGG CTCCTGGGGGTGGAGAGCGCTCTTCTTCGGGAAGCCCTGACTCACAAGAAGATCATTGCGAAGGGAGAAGAG CTGGTCAGCCCCTTGAATCTGGAGCAGGCGGCCTACGCGCGTGATGCCTTGGCTAAGGCCATTTATGGTCGGACCTTCTCTTGGCTGGTGAACAAGATCAACCGGTCCTTGGAGTACAAG GAAACGGAGCTCTTGGGGTGGAGGAGAAGCTGCTCTGTTCTGGGTCTGCTGGACATCTACGGCTTcgaggtcttccagcacaacag CTTTGAGCAGTTCTGCATCAACTACTGCAATGAGAAGCTGCAGCAGCTCTTCATCGAACTGACCCTGAAGTCGGAGCAGGAGGAATATGAGGCAGAGGGCATCGCG TGGGAGACGGTTCCGTATTTCAACAACAAGATCATCTGCGATTTGGTGGAAGAGAAGTTCAAGGGCATCATTGCCATtttg GATGAGGAGTGCTTGCGGCCTGGAGATGCCACAGACGCCACGTTCCTGGAGAAGTTGGAGGAGACCATCAGGAGCCACCCGCACTTCCTGAC GCACAAGCTGGCTGACGCTAAGACGCGAAAGAACTTGGGCCGGGAGGAGTTCCGCCTACTGCACTATGCGGGAGAGGTCAACTACAGCGTGGCAG GTTTCCTGGACAAGAATAACGACCTCCTCTTCCGGAACCTGAAAGAG GCCATGTGCAACTCGGAGAACCCCATCCTCACCCAATGCTTTGACCGGACGGAGCTGACGGACAAGAAGCGGCCGGAGACG gcggtGACTCAGTTCAAGACAAGCCTCTCCAAGCTGATGGAGATCCTGATGTCCAAGGAGCCTTCCTACATCCGCTGTATCAAGCCCAATGACGCCAAGCAGCCGG GCCGCTTTGATGAAGTCCTGATCCGGCATCAAGTGAAGTACTTGGGGCTGATGGAGAACCTGAGGGTCCGCAGGGCCGGCTTTGCCTATCGGCGGAAATACGAAGTTTTCCTCCaaag ATATAAGTCTCTGTGTCCGGAAACGTGGCCTTTGTGGGATGGGAGGCCGCAGGACGGCGTGGCCCTGCTCTTGAACCACCTCGGCTGCAAGCAGGAGGAATATAAGATGGGAAG GACAAAGATATTCATCCGTTTCCCCAAGACGCTCTTTGCCACTGAAGATGCCCTGGAGGTCCGGAAGCAGAGCCTGG CCACAGAGATCCAGGCTTCCTGGAGAGGGTTCCATCAGAGAAAGAAGTTCCAAGAAATGAAGCACTcag ccactaACATCCAGTCCTGGTGGCGGGGGACGCTGGGCCGCCGGAAGGCCGCCAAAAGGAAGTGGGCCGTGGAAACCATCCGGCG GTTCATCCAGGGCTTCATATTCCGGAACCAGCCTCGAGGGCCGGAGAATGAGTACTTCCTGGACTATATCCGCTACTCCTTCCTGATGACCCTGAAGCGCCGCCTCCCCAAGAACGTCCTGGACAAGTCCTGGCCAGTGCCTCCTCCTTCCCTGAAAGAG GCCTCTCAGCTTCTGCGCGACCTCTGCATGCAGAACATGGTCTGGAGCTACTGCAAGCGCATCAGCCCCGAGTGGAAGCAGCAG CTGGAACAGAAGGCGGTGGCCAGCGAGATCTTCAAAGGCAAGAAGGACAACTACCCACAGAGTGTCCCCCGCCTCTTTCTTTACACCCGCCTGG GGAGTGAAGAGATCAATGCCAAGATCCTACAGGTGATGGAAAATGAGACGCTGAAG TATGCTGTTCCTGTGGTCAAGTATGACCGGAAGGGCTACAAGGCCAGGCCCCGGCAGATGCTGCTCACCCAAAATGCCGTGGTTTTGGTGGAAGAGGCCAAGGTCAAGCAGCGGATCGACTACGCCAACCTGACGG GCCTCTCCGTGAGCAGCTTGAGCGACAACCTGTTTGTGCTCCACGTCCTACGGCAGGACAACAAGCAGAAG GGGGATGTCGTGTTGCAGAGCGACTTCGTGATTGAAACACTGACTAAAATTGCCATCTGTGCCGACAAAGTCAACAGCGTGAACATCAACCAGGGCAG CATCAAGTTTGCTGTGGGTCAAGGCAAAGAGGGCATCATCGACTTCACTTCCGGGTCGGAGCTGCTGATTGCCAAAGCCAAGAATGGCCACCTGGCAGTG GTGGCCCCCCGGCTGAATTCCCGATGA
- the MYO1C gene encoding unconventional myosin-Ic isoform X1 encodes MGYHLPHHEATVGSEGVRLEMESALTARDRVGVQDFVLLENFTSEAAFIENLRKRFKENLIYTYIGSVLVSVNPYKELEIYSKQHMDRYRGVSFYEVSPHLYAIADNAYRSLRTERRDQCVLISGESGAGKTEATKKVLQYYAVTCPASEQVETVKDRLLQSNPVLEAFGNAKTLRNDNSSRFGKYMDVQFDYKGAPIGGHILNYLLEKSRVVHQNHGERNFHIFYQLLEGGQDDLLRRLGLERSPQQYHFLVKGQCAKVSSINDKSDWKVVRKALTVINFTDNEVEDLLSIVASVLHLGNVQFAADEQGSAQVTTESQIKYLARLLGVESALLREALTHKKIIAKGEELVSPLNLEQAAYARDALAKAIYGRTFSWLVNKINRSLEYKETELLGWRRSCSVLGLLDIYGFEVFQHNSFEQFCINYCNEKLQQLFIELTLKSEQEEYEAEGIAWETVPYFNNKIICDLVEEKFKGIIAILDEECLRPGDATDATFLEKLEETIRSHPHFLTHKLADAKTRKNLGREEFRLLHYAGEVNYSVAGFLDKNNDLLFRNLKEAMCNSENPILTQCFDRTELTDKKRPETAVTQFKTSLSKLMEILMSKEPSYIRCIKPNDAKQPGRFDEVLIRHQVKYLGLMENLRVRRAGFAYRRKYEVFLQRYKSLCPETWPLWDGRPQDGVALLLNHLGCKQEEYKMGRTKIFIRFPKTLFATEDALEVRKQSLATEIQASWRGFHQRKKFQEMKHSATNIQSWWRGTLGRRKAAKRKWAVETIRRFIQGFIFRNQPRGPENEYFLDYIRYSFLMTLKRRLPKNVLDKSWPVPPPSLKEASQLLRDLCMQNMVWSYCKRISPEWKQQLEQKAVASEIFKGKKDNYPQSVPRLFLYTRLGSEEINAKILQVMENETLKYAVPVVKYDRKGYKARPRQMLLTQNAVVLVEEAKVKQRIDYANLTGLSVSSLSDNLFVLHVLRQDNKQKGDVVLQSDFVIETLTKIAICADKVNSVNINQGSIKFAVGQGKEGIIDFTSGSELLIAKAKNGHLAVVAPRLNSR; translated from the exons ATGGGGTACCACCTACCCCACCATGAG GCCACGGTGGGCAGCGAGGGGGTCCGCCTGGAGATGGAGAGCGCCTTAACGGCCCGTGACCGGGTCGGGGTCCAGGACTTTGTCCTCTTGGAGAACTTCACCAGCGAAGCCGCCTTCATTGAGAACCTGCGCAAGCGCTTCAAGGAGAACCTCATCTAT accTACATTGGCTCCGTCCTGGTCTCGGTCAACCCTTACAAGGAGCTGGAGATCTACAGCAAGCAGCACATGGACCGCTACCGAGGGGTCAGCTTCTACGAAGTCTCCCCTCACCT CTACGCCATTGCAGACAACGCCTACCGCTCTCTGCGCACAGAGAGAAGGGACCAGTGCGTCTTGATCTCCGGGGAGAGTGGGGCAGGCAAGACAGAGGCCACAAAGAAGGTGCTGCAGTACTACGCCGTCACTTGTCCGGCCAGCGAGCAGGTCGAGACCGTCAAGGACCGCCTCCTGCAGTCCAACCCAGTCCTGGAG GCCTTTGGGAATGCCAAGACCCTGCGAAATGACAACTCCAGTCGCTTTGGGAAGTATATGGACGTCCAGTTTGATTATAAG GGGGCTCCCATCGGGGGCCACATCCTGAACTACCTGCTGGAGAAGTCACGGGTGGTGCACCAAAACCACGGTGAGAGGAACTTCCACATCTTCTACCAGTTGCTGGAGGGCGGCCAGGACGACTTGCTCCGGAGGCTGGGTCTGGAGAGGAGCCCCCAGCAGTACCACTTCCTGGTCAAG GGCCAGTGCGCCAAGGTGAGCTCCATCAACGACAAGAGTGACTGGAAGGTGGTGCGCAAGGCCCTCACGGTCATTAACTTCACCGATAATGAAGTAGAG GACCTGTTGAGTATTGTGGCCAGCGTCCtgcacctgggcaacgtccagtTTGCGGCCGATGAACAGGGCAGTGCACAAGTGACCACAGAAAGCCAGATCAAGTACTTGGCGCGG CTCCTGGGGGTGGAGAGCGCTCTTCTTCGGGAAGCCCTGACTCACAAGAAGATCATTGCGAAGGGAGAAGAG CTGGTCAGCCCCTTGAATCTGGAGCAGGCGGCCTACGCGCGTGATGCCTTGGCTAAGGCCATTTATGGTCGGACCTTCTCTTGGCTGGTGAACAAGATCAACCGGTCCTTGGAGTACAAG GAAACGGAGCTCTTGGGGTGGAGGAGAAGCTGCTCTGTTCTGGGTCTGCTGGACATCTACGGCTTcgaggtcttccagcacaacag CTTTGAGCAGTTCTGCATCAACTACTGCAATGAGAAGCTGCAGCAGCTCTTCATCGAACTGACCCTGAAGTCGGAGCAGGAGGAATATGAGGCAGAGGGCATCGCG TGGGAGACGGTTCCGTATTTCAACAACAAGATCATCTGCGATTTGGTGGAAGAGAAGTTCAAGGGCATCATTGCCATtttg GATGAGGAGTGCTTGCGGCCTGGAGATGCCACAGACGCCACGTTCCTGGAGAAGTTGGAGGAGACCATCAGGAGCCACCCGCACTTCCTGAC GCACAAGCTGGCTGACGCTAAGACGCGAAAGAACTTGGGCCGGGAGGAGTTCCGCCTACTGCACTATGCGGGAGAGGTCAACTACAGCGTGGCAG GTTTCCTGGACAAGAATAACGACCTCCTCTTCCGGAACCTGAAAGAG GCCATGTGCAACTCGGAGAACCCCATCCTCACCCAATGCTTTGACCGGACGGAGCTGACGGACAAGAAGCGGCCGGAGACG gcggtGACTCAGTTCAAGACAAGCCTCTCCAAGCTGATGGAGATCCTGATGTCCAAGGAGCCTTCCTACATCCGCTGTATCAAGCCCAATGACGCCAAGCAGCCGG GCCGCTTTGATGAAGTCCTGATCCGGCATCAAGTGAAGTACTTGGGGCTGATGGAGAACCTGAGGGTCCGCAGGGCCGGCTTTGCCTATCGGCGGAAATACGAAGTTTTCCTCCaaag ATATAAGTCTCTGTGTCCGGAAACGTGGCCTTTGTGGGATGGGAGGCCGCAGGACGGCGTGGCCCTGCTCTTGAACCACCTCGGCTGCAAGCAGGAGGAATATAAGATGGGAAG GACAAAGATATTCATCCGTTTCCCCAAGACGCTCTTTGCCACTGAAGATGCCCTGGAGGTCCGGAAGCAGAGCCTGG CCACAGAGATCCAGGCTTCCTGGAGAGGGTTCCATCAGAGAAAGAAGTTCCAAGAAATGAAGCACTcag ccactaACATCCAGTCCTGGTGGCGGGGGACGCTGGGCCGCCGGAAGGCCGCCAAAAGGAAGTGGGCCGTGGAAACCATCCGGCG GTTCATCCAGGGCTTCATATTCCGGAACCAGCCTCGAGGGCCGGAGAATGAGTACTTCCTGGACTATATCCGCTACTCCTTCCTGATGACCCTGAAGCGCCGCCTCCCCAAGAACGTCCTGGACAAGTCCTGGCCAGTGCCTCCTCCTTCCCTGAAAGAG GCCTCTCAGCTTCTGCGCGACCTCTGCATGCAGAACATGGTCTGGAGCTACTGCAAGCGCATCAGCCCCGAGTGGAAGCAGCAG CTGGAACAGAAGGCGGTGGCCAGCGAGATCTTCAAAGGCAAGAAGGACAACTACCCACAGAGTGTCCCCCGCCTCTTTCTTTACACCCGCCTGG GGAGTGAAGAGATCAATGCCAAGATCCTACAGGTGATGGAAAATGAGACGCTGAAG TATGCTGTTCCTGTGGTCAAGTATGACCGGAAGGGCTACAAGGCCAGGCCCCGGCAGATGCTGCTCACCCAAAATGCCGTGGTTTTGGTGGAAGAGGCCAAGGTCAAGCAGCGGATCGACTACGCCAACCTGACGG GCCTCTCCGTGAGCAGCTTGAGCGACAACCTGTTTGTGCTCCACGTCCTACGGCAGGACAACAAGCAGAAG GGGGATGTCGTGTTGCAGAGCGACTTCGTGATTGAAACACTGACTAAAATTGCCATCTGTGCCGACAAAGTCAACAGCGTGAACATCAACCAGGGCAG CATCAAGTTTGCTGTGGGTCAAGGCAAAGAGGGCATCATCGACTTCACTTCCGGGTCGGAGCTGCTGATTGCCAAAGCCAAGAATGGCCACCTGGCAGTG GTGGCCCCCCGGCTGAATTCCCGATGA